The proteins below come from a single Erinaceus europaeus chromosome 20, mEriEur2.1, whole genome shotgun sequence genomic window:
- the PDE8A gene encoding high affinity cAMP-specific and IBMX-insensitive 3',5'-cyclic phosphodiesterase 8A isoform X6, which produces MQWRYAETERERQYSTAPPPTRLALVLSHSHAALGLKWGFTHIWSIRASEPSGHTVVVAVVCRTEREEVSVLPLIASGFNRRYVENPSLMACYNELLQLEFGEVRSQLKLRACNSIFTALESSQEAIEISSEDHITQYANPAFENVMGYQTGELLGAASLEKKVDLLAAIQPCTKLSKEWQGVYYSKNKNGDSVQQNVKIIPVLGQGGKIRHYVSIVRLCNSISKTDKMAEYVQADGRGRRESAAGRHRDRRKSSVDLKVPCSRSSEVSTQRRHSSLARIHSMTIEAPITKVINLIIAAQESSPAWVTEALDQVLETLRAAELYSPQFEAKDDDPHASDLVGGLVSDGLRRLSGNEYVLAAKNFHQGTTSSLHDVPPKAAEAMENEDCWDFNIFELEAATTKRPLVFLGLKIFARFGICEFLGCSEPTLRAWLETIEAHYHQSNPYHNSTHAADVLHATAYFLGKERIKQTLDPSDEAAALIAAVVHDVDHPGRTNSFLCNADSPLALLYNDTAVLESHHAALAFQLTVGDMRCNIFRNMQRSEYRTLRQSIIDMVLATEMTKHFEHVNKFVNSITKPLAALEEDSEDTEGGQEAVTTMLRAPENRMLIKRMLIKCADVANPCRPREQCVEWAARISEEYFSQTDEEKQQDLPVVMPVFDRNTCSIPKSQVSFIDYFISGMFDAWDAFADLPEVMLHLDNNFKYWKGLDELRQRGLRPPPEVVL; this is translated from the exons ATGCAGTGGCGCTATGCAG aaacagagagggagagacagtacagcactgctccaccacccacaaGGCTTGCCCTGGTGCTGTCACATTCCCATGCGGCACTGGGGCTCAAATGGGGCTTCACACATATctg GTCCATCAGGGCTTCAGAGCCCTCGGGACACACGGTGGTGGTGGCTGTTGTGTGCAG GACCGAGAGAGAAGAGGTGTCGGTCTTGCCCCTCATTGCCAGCGGCTTCAACAGG AGGTATGTGGAGAACCCCAGCCTCATGGCCTGCTACAACGAGCTGCTCCAGCTGGAGTTTGGGGAGGTGCGCTCCCAGCTGAAACTCAG GGCTTGTAATTCCATCTTCACCGCACTGGAGAGCAGCCAGGAGGCCATTGAGATCTCAAGTGAAGACCACATCACCCAG TACGCAAACCCGGCCTTCGAGAATGTCATGGGCTACCAGACGGGGGAGCTGCTGGGTGCGGCCAGCCTCGAGAAGAAGGTGGACCTGCTGGCCGCCATCCAGCCCTGCACCAAGCTCAGCAAA GAGTGGCAAGGGGTCTACTACTCCAAGAATAAGAATGGAGACAGCGTGCAGCAGAATGTGAAGATCATCCCTGTCCTGGGGCAGGGCGG GAAGATAAGGCACTACGTGTCCATCGTCAGACTCTGCAACAGCATCAGCAAG ACAGACAAGATGGCCGAGTATGTGCAGGCTGACGGCCGAGGCCGCAGAG AGTCCGCGGCGGGCAGGCACAGGGACCGCAGGAAAAGCTCGGTAGACCTGAAGGTGCCCTGCTCACGCTCCAGTGAAG TTAGCACCCAGCGGCGGCACTCGTCCCTGGCGAGGATCCACTCCATGACCATCGAGGCACCCATCACCAAG gtgatCAACCTCATCATTGCGGCCCAGGAGAGCAGCCCGGCATGGGTGACCGAGGCCCTGGACCAAGTACTCGAGACCCTGCGTGCAGCCGAGCTCTACTCGCCACAGTTTGAAGCCAAGGACGACGACCCCCATGCCAGCGACCTCGTGGGGGGGCTGGTGTCG GACGGTTTACGGAGATTATCCGGCAACGAGTATGTCCTGGCAGCAAAGA ACTTCCACCAGGGCACCACCTCCTCCCTGCACGATGTCCCCCCGAAGGCTGCAGAGGCCATGGAGAATGAGGACTGTTGGGACTTCAACATCTTTGAGCTGGAGGCTGCCACCACCAAGCG GCCTCTGGTCTTCCTGGGGCTCAAGATCTTTGCCCGATTCGGCATCTGTGAGTTCCTGGGCTGCTCCGAGCCCACGTTGCGAGCCTGGCTGGAGACCATCGAGGCTCACTACCACCAGTCCAACCCCTACCACAATTCCACACACGCTGCCGACGTGCTGCACGCCACCGCCTACTTCCTGGGCAAGGAGCGCATCAAG CAAACTCTAGACCCCTCGGATGAGGCAGCCGCCCTCATTGCGGCTGTCGTGCACGACGTGGACCACCCCGGCAGGACCAACTCCTTCCTGTGCAACGCCGACAGCCCGCTGGCCCTGCTCTACAACGACACGGCTGTGCTCGAGAGCCACCACGCCGCGCTGGCCTTCCAGCTGACCGTGGGTGACATGCGCTGCAACATCTTCAGGAACATGCAGAG GAGTGAGTACCGGACGCTGCGCCAGAGCATCATCGACATGGTCCTGGCCACTGAGATGACCAAGCACTTTGAGCACGTCAACAAGTTCGTCAACAGCATCaccaagcccctggctgccctgGAGGAGGACAGCGAG GACACCGAGGGAGGTCAGGAGGCCGTCACCACCATGCTGCGGGCGCCTGAGAACCGGATGCTTATCAAGCGGATGCTCATTAAGTGCGCGGACGTGGCCAACCCCTGCCGGCCGCGGGAACAGTGCGTGGAGTGGGCCGCCCGAATCTCCGAGGAGTACTTCTCCCAG ACAGACGAGGAGAAGCAGCAGGACCTGCCGGTGGTGATGCCCGTATTCGACAGGAACACCTGCAGCATCCCCAAGTCCCAGGTCTCCTTCATCGATTACTTCATCAGTGGCATGTTCGACGCCTGGGACG CTTTCGCCGACCTGCCCGAGGTGATGCTGCACCTGGACAACAACTTCAAGTACTGGAAGGGCCTGGACGAGCTGAGGCAGCGGGGGCTCCGGCCGCCCCCAGAGGTGGTGCTGTGA